A genomic window from Variovorax paradoxus includes:
- a CDS encoding LolA-related protein, whose protein sequence is MRLDWLCRACVLALAFCAVPAWAAFDLPELMTLLAKQKSGEARFTEQRFVHGLEGPLDASGTLSFDAPDKLVRRTLSPRVETMAVEGNTLTLSRGGRNRTLALDSMPELLGLVEAMRGTLTGDGATLQRYFRSTVSGSAAKWTLDLVPMDSRLAAQVRSIRISGRASDVLGLDMEFVGGDRSAMNITPGATAPAPANAAPSGATGRTTP, encoded by the coding sequence ATGCGGCTTGACTGGCTTTGCAGGGCATGCGTGCTCGCACTGGCCTTCTGCGCCGTGCCGGCCTGGGCGGCGTTCGACCTGCCCGAGCTGATGACGCTGCTGGCCAAGCAGAAGAGCGGGGAGGCCCGCTTCACCGAACAGCGCTTCGTGCACGGCCTGGAAGGCCCGCTCGACGCCAGCGGCACGCTGAGCTTTGACGCGCCCGACAAGCTGGTGCGCCGCACGCTGTCGCCGCGCGTCGAGACCATGGCGGTCGAGGGCAACACGCTGACGCTGTCGCGCGGCGGCCGCAACCGCACGCTGGCGCTCGACAGCATGCCCGAGCTGCTCGGCCTGGTCGAAGCCATGCGCGGCACGCTGACCGGCGACGGCGCCACGCTGCAGCGCTATTTCCGCAGCACCGTGTCGGGCTCCGCCGCCAAGTGGACGCTCGACCTCGTGCCGATGGACAGCCGGCTGGCCGCGCAGGTGCGCAGCATCCGCATCAGCGGCCGCGCGAGCGACGTGCTGGGGCTCGATATGGAGTTTGTCGGCGGTGACCGCTCGGCCATGAACATCACGCCGGGCGCGACTGCACCCGCGCCAGCCAACGCGGCTCCGTCCGGCGCCACCGGACGCACCACACCGTGA
- a CDS encoding MMPL family transporter has product MTPQQRAGGPPGWRRRAVVLLAWLLVLLCGAVVIARTQIGADLSAFLPKSPDVRQRVLIEQLQSGVASRTLMLGIEGGSAEQRAAASRAVAKDMRESKLFDLIQNGDVGDWSEAGNWVLQHRYQLSPGVTPGQFTAEGLRDAINETLSMLGTPAGNVIKPLLDRDPTGETQRIAMELTPASAPRSEDGVWMSRTAPRALMVATTRAAGSDLDAQAIAIARVHAAYAAATRDMGATAPKLLLSGPPVFSVMSRDKIKTEAIHLAVVGGIVMGGLLLLAFASPRALVIAFLPVATGVVIGTASVSLVFGSVHGLTLGFGSTLIGETVDYAIYYLIQARGAAVAGTGWQRWRDLNWPTVRLGLLTSVCGFAALVFSGFPGLAQLGVFSIAGLVAAALATRYVLPMLAPDGATGMGMRKYMAQMAGALVRGLPRLRWPLAALGVAALALVLWQGGHLWRADLGAMSPVPKAAQQLDEMLRNDIGSSDGGVLVVAYGDDEQAALRNTEAAAQRLDALVDQGELVGYETVTRVLPSVEVQTARIAALPDAETLRANLAEATKGMPLPASRLGPFLADIEAARKLPLVQRAELAAGPLGSVLNTLMYQRPGGGWGTLVVLHPGAKFDQGRLEAALAGLPEVQVVDVGRELASLYQRYLHEAFVQVLLGALAVVLLLGIYLRSWRRLLAVCQPLVFAVVLTLGGMAVLQAALGILHLVGLLLIVAVGSNYALFFDQLRTTGRADEDTLASLMLANLTTVVSFGLIAISDIPALSSIGRVVAPGALLALLLSAAFARSVGPSQASRG; this is encoded by the coding sequence GTGACGCCACAGCAGCGGGCGGGCGGCCCGCCGGGTTGGCGGCGCAGGGCGGTCGTGCTGCTGGCGTGGCTGCTGGTGCTGCTGTGCGGCGCCGTAGTCATTGCGCGCACGCAGATCGGTGCCGATCTCTCGGCCTTTCTGCCCAAGAGCCCCGACGTGCGCCAGCGCGTGCTGATCGAGCAGCTGCAAAGCGGCGTCGCCTCGCGCACGCTGATGCTGGGCATCGAAGGCGGCAGTGCCGAGCAGCGCGCCGCAGCGTCGCGCGCGGTGGCAAAGGACATGCGCGAGAGCAAGCTCTTCGACCTGATCCAGAACGGAGACGTCGGCGACTGGAGCGAGGCGGGGAACTGGGTGCTCCAGCACCGCTACCAGCTGTCGCCCGGCGTCACGCCCGGGCAGTTCACTGCCGAGGGCTTGCGCGACGCGATCAACGAAACGCTGTCGATGCTGGGCACGCCTGCCGGCAACGTGATCAAGCCCCTCCTTGATCGCGACCCGACCGGGGAGACGCAGCGCATTGCCATGGAGCTGACGCCCGCCAGCGCGCCGCGCAGCGAGGACGGCGTGTGGATGTCGCGCACCGCGCCGCGCGCGCTGATGGTCGCCACTACGCGTGCCGCCGGCAGCGACCTCGACGCGCAAGCCATCGCCATTGCGCGCGTGCACGCCGCCTACGCGGCCGCGACGCGCGACATGGGGGCCACGGCGCCCAAGCTGCTGCTGAGCGGTCCGCCCGTGTTCTCGGTGATGAGCCGCGACAAGATCAAGACCGAAGCGATCCACCTCGCGGTGGTGGGTGGCATCGTGATGGGCGGGCTGCTGTTGCTGGCGTTTGCATCGCCACGCGCGCTGGTCATCGCCTTCCTGCCCGTGGCCACGGGCGTGGTGATCGGCACCGCGAGCGTGAGCCTGGTGTTCGGCTCGGTGCATGGCCTCACGCTGGGTTTCGGCAGCACGCTGATCGGGGAGACGGTCGACTACGCCATTTATTACCTCATCCAGGCGCGTGGCGCCGCCGTGGCAGGCACCGGCTGGCAGCGCTGGCGCGACCTGAACTGGCCGACCGTACGGCTCGGGCTGCTGACCTCGGTGTGCGGCTTTGCAGCACTGGTGTTCTCGGGCTTTCCGGGGCTGGCGCAGCTGGGTGTGTTTTCCATTGCAGGCCTCGTTGCGGCCGCGCTGGCCACGCGTTACGTGTTGCCGATGCTGGCGCCGGACGGTGCCACCGGCATGGGCATGCGCAAATACATGGCGCAGATGGCCGGCGCGCTGGTGCGCGGCCTGCCGCGTCTGCGCTGGCCGCTGGCCGCGCTGGGCGTGGCAGCACTGGCACTGGTGCTGTGGCAGGGCGGCCATCTGTGGCGCGCCGACCTTGGCGCGATGAGCCCGGTGCCCAAGGCAGCCCAGCAGCTGGACGAAATGCTGCGCAACGACATTGGCTCGAGCGACGGTGGCGTGCTGGTGGTCGCCTATGGCGACGACGAACAGGCCGCGCTGCGCAACACCGAAGCGGCGGCGCAGCGGCTCGATGCGCTGGTGGATCAGGGCGAACTCGTCGGCTACGAAACGGTCACGCGCGTGCTGCCCAGCGTAGAGGTGCAGACGGCGCGCATCGCAGCCCTGCCGGACGCCGAAACGCTGCGCGCCAACCTGGCAGAGGCAACCAAGGGCATGCCGCTGCCGGCTTCGCGGCTCGGGCCGTTCCTGGCCGACATCGAGGCTGCGCGCAAGCTGCCACTGGTGCAGCGCGCCGAACTGGCCGCCGGGCCGCTCGGCTCGGTCCTGAACACGCTGATGTACCAGCGCCCGGGCGGCGGCTGGGGCACGCTGGTCGTGCTGCATCCGGGCGCCAAGTTCGACCAGGGCCGTCTAGAAGCGGCGCTGGCCGGCCTGCCTGAGGTGCAGGTGGTCGACGTCGGCCGCGAACTCGCGAGTCTGTACCAGCGCTATCTGCACGAGGCCTTCGTGCAGGTGCTGCTCGGCGCACTGGCGGTGGTGCTGCTGCTCGGCATCTACCTGCGTTCGTGGCGCCGGCTGCTGGCCGTATGCCAGCCGCTGGTGTTCGCGGTGGTGTTGACGCTCGGCGGCATGGCCGTGCTGCAGGCAGCGCTGGGCATCCTGCATCTGGTGGGGCTGCTGCTGATCGTGGCGGTGGGGTCCAACTACGCGCTGTTCTTCGACCAGTTGCGCACCACCGGGCGGGCCGATGAAGACACGCTGGCGTCGCTGATGCTGGCCAACCTGACGACCGTGGTGTCGTTCGGGCTGATCGCGATTTCGGACATTCCGGCGCTGTCGTCCATTGGCCGCGTGG